In Botrytis cinerea B05.10 chromosome 3, complete sequence, the genomic stretch TATGCCTAGAAGACCGCCGCGTGCTACTTCTTGGGCGGAGAAATCGGGAGGTGTAGGGACTGATGCTCAAGAGTTTATGTGAGAATTGATTGGGTAGAAGGTGTATGGTTCGCACATAGTATAGATGGATTAGATAATCCTAAAAGTAACGGCGGGACCGATTTCTATTCTaattttagttttattatataggCTTATGATTATAATTTAGACCTTCTTCTCTAAGAGAATGTCAttagattttcaaaaagcatGCACCACTGAGAAATATTTCGCGTAAAAATACCTTCATGAATAACGAAGTGGGAACGCATGCACAACCTATTCGAATCATAGAAATTCGAAGAGGTAAACCTCAGAGGTCCACAAGCAGATGTTCTTCAAAGCGTCGGAAAACAGGTGTCCGAAGACATAAGgatctctcctctccaaccCTGGTCCTAGATTCCAAAGTGACGCTCCATCCTTCCTAGCTACCATGGCACAATCCTCCACTTCTAGAACTTGAACTTCCAAGTCTTTCAAGTTCTGACCCTTCCTCGCAACACTTGAAACAGACAAGTGATCACATTACCGTCGCCACTTATCTACCCGGACATCGATGATAAATCATAGACATGATTCGAGAACGATCTACCAACCTCATTACTGTCACCACCTGCCTATCCGGGTATCGATGGTAACTCTCGGACATAATTACAAATCTATCAAGTGAAACATGAACTTGGAGGGTAAATTGAGATCGAGACTGAGATTGAGCTTGACAAAAGCATCTACATCAAGTTTGGCATTTACGTCGTTCCAAGGAAGTCATCGATTAGGCTCATCAAGCACGGGCGGTGCACTACTTTACAATCAAATCCTTTAGCATTGCAAGAGAATATTGGTAGGTTTGACCATTATGGATACATGAAACTATACAAGATGTTGAATTTACAGTCTTTGGCTATGTATCTGGCAACTTGCCGTGCTTCTCCGTCACAGTGAGTCTCGTCTTTAGATCTATTGCGGCATTCAGCCAGTGAAACGACAAACGAAAGAAAACGAGATGAATATCTTTCCAATCCTAGCTTTGGAACTGTCTTAATCATGATGTTCTACGCAACTACACAATGCAAAGAAAAATCACAAGATATCAAGCAAAACCGAACTAGATGTACTAGGAACCTTATTGTTAATTCCCTTGTCTTATCTATGTTCACTTAATTACTGAAACCAGCAACAAATTCTATAAACTCCTTTGCCACTAATTCTGGCGCCTCAATAGCATGCCAATGGCCCACCCCTGGAAGAACTCTAACACATTTCTTCTGCGCACTTACACCCGCTTCATCATGAATCATTTTGCAACCCTCATAAGACGCCGTCTTATCTTCACTACCAGCAAGAACCATCATTGGTACGTCGATTTTAGCATAATCCGGTCTACTAGCCGAAGCAATAACTTCACATGATGATACATAACCCTGGGTACTAGTCCCAAGAATCAAACTCCTAATAAAAGCTTTCTGGGTCGATGTAGCTTCCGAAGCTGTCGCAGCCTCTGGTATCGAATTTGCGAGCGGTTCCAGCCCATCTACCATAATTAGTAACCTAATGTAACCTCAATGCCAAAACGCAGAAACTCTCATACCTTTCTTAACCGTTTCAATCCTCTTCCCAAAAACTTCAGTTAAAGCTGGACTCGGCACCACGGGTCCTATTAAGACCAAACCCTCAACTCTTTGAGCATATTTAATGGCAAGCTCACACGCAATGATCCCACCCATTGAATGACCTACCACCCAGACCTTTCCTTTTGCTACTGGTTCGGAAAGTGCATCGAGAAGTGCAATTGCATCATCGACAATCGATACTACAGTCTGTGGCGCATTGCCTAGAGAAGATAATCCGGATCCGGGCGTGTCCAAAGTAATACATGTCGAAACGGCAGAGAGGGAGGGTATAATAGTATGGTAGAAAGTAGACGAGGAACCGAGCCCGTGGATGAAGAGTGTGGTTATCGGGTTCTGGAGATTTTCAGTTTGCGGGGTGAGGGTGTAGAAGATGGATTTTTGGTTTAGTGTTTTGAAGGGcatgatggagatggagagttgGAGTTGATGCAGGTGGTTTTTGGAGCGTTTCTTTTTGTTAGGAATGAGTTGTTTATTCTGTGCCGGACTGGACTTCTTTCTATACCCATCTGTAGCTTCATGCGGATAGAGGCGGCCCACATGTCGGGGAGATAGCCGCACGTGATTTGAGAAGATATCTTCATTATAAATCAACTATGATGTAGTCTCGATTTGCTTGACTGTGTTGAAATGGTAACTGACTAGAATTTTGTTCCCTCGTTAcatttgatgtttgaattCTATAAACACGTGATAATGGTGCTCTACTTGCTGTGCATGTACGGCCTTCTGCCCAGTATGCAATGACAGTTGTCTGAAAGGAATACATGTCCACGCATGATTCCTTCTCGCGAGTCATTCGCAAATGCTAGATAGGGTGTTACTCGCATGCTTACTTCCATCCTTCTATTCCCAATTTACGAACATGTTGGTTCAATATAAACACGTCGGACGTCCGTTGGGGTATCCTGCACGACACAGGATTCCACGTCTCCGTTTCTCATCCTAGTactttgaagaaatgaaagggGAAATATACCATGAAGCCAGTAGCCATCGTTGTCCACAACTTTTATGCCTTTTGGACAAGGCCAGCAAGGTGTACCACAGATGGATGTGTGTGTCGGATAGCTGATCGGGTCGGATAATCTACCGCTGGTGTCATTATCCGCTTTGTTTTTGGGCGGGAACTATCAGCCGATTCAATTAGTGCAACGAGTTGATATGTCAATGGGacatattcatttcatttaaGTAAAGAAAATTATATTGTAAAGTTATGATAAATGGTATAATAAATAACAGAGAAAGAAATAGTAGTGTACAATTGTTGATACAAAGGAAATCCAAAATTATGCACTTGTTACAGGAGTTTCGCAGATCGATGGATAATATCCTCCAACCATACTAGCCATCTTGCTCCTCTTCAGGTCTTCAATTTTGACCTTATCTCTATATATGAAGGTTGAGGGATAGCGAGTTGGCAACTGCCGAGAATTATTAACACATCCattgagaaggaaagagacCGACATACCTGAAGTAACATCTCTGCTTGACGAATTCCCAAATGTTCCGCAATGTATTTCAGCCGTCCTCTTAACCACAATCGTTGAGAACTAGTCGCGAAATCAGATGCTGCCGCTGCAAACACTGGCCATATAGCCCATACGCCCGTTACGCCCTTCCCGCTTATTTTGCTATCGTTGCCACAGGGGAAATATGAGTTCTCGGATAGGGGAAGTTCGGTATCTGGTGATTTCCAGCCGAAGAAAAATGGAATGCTAGATACGATATCCTCTATTAGTACACTTGCTTGTCGCGAAACTTCCACATATTCCGGTGTGAGTTTGTAATCGAGCTCGGCAGTGATCCATGCGGTGCATCGTAAAATAGTAGTCAGAATGAATAATCTCGAAGCGCGTACAATATTATGTGTAGTGGCCATCCACAGCTCGCCGTAAACATCAACTCTTCCTGGATAGCAAGCTGTGGATTCCAGGTTTCTCTCCGCTACATCATCAATCCAAGCCGCCAGTTTGGGTGTCCATTCTTCAGTAAGATTGGCATACCAGGCGACGTATTCTTTTTCGATTTGTTCTGCTTTCCTCATATGGTTGAGTACCTTCTCGATATTGTCTGTGGTATGACCTTCAAGAGTGCAGATCTTGTGGGTTTCTGCGCGTAAGTCTGCAACCTTGAGGTTGAGCACTGATACTTCATGTTGTACTTTATCCTCTGAGGCAAAAGATGTCCACCAATCAATGCCTTCCTTGACATCCTTCGAACGGCTAATACACTCGACAGTCTGCAAATAATTAGTCTAATATCATTCGTTGGTAATGTGATAGAATTACCATATGCGTTCTGACTGCGTCAAATAAAGAGCGCCCGATCTTTGTATCGAGCTGGCTTTTGCCTCGAGCCTTCACTAGTGCGACAGCTCCATTAATATGAGATTGCCATCCACTTAGAGACATGGGATGAGAGCTTATTTGCTAGTCTGAGAGTAAGTTTTATACACGAAATTATACCAGGATCAAGAGTCATTTTACCTCATAGAAAGACAATAAGAACACCGCTGCTAATGTTGCATTTTCCTTTGCTTTACTTGCATCTTGCAGATCGTTGTTGACTTGATTCAAAGCCGTCACATACTGACTGTCGGCCAGAGGTAGGAGCTTTCTAGAATTTGGTTGATTTGCGAGAGCCACGAGGGCGACAGCATTTAAAGCAAGCACAAGTGACGTTTCTCTTGAGCTGGCACATACGAGTGGTATGAGGAAATCTAAATTCCCTTTGGCCGTGGGCCCTcgtggaagaagaacaaaattagacaagaagaagcagGTGGCTTGCTGATCGATTGGGGGCGAGAAATGGCGAGGAATAACTGTTTTGGGTGATCTGAGCAGCTCATTATCGATGTCCGAGACTGGTGATATGGGCATGGCTGGCTCCGTTGAATCAAAATCAGTGTACGAAGATCCATAGAATGAGTGTGTGGCTGTAGTCTTAATGGAATCCATAGTTCTGTGAATGATTCCATTGCCCGAGGTACTCATCCTCCTTTTCGTCGGTCGGTCGTTTCTACTTTGGCCGAATTGGTGGCTATATGAGTCTATGGTGAAAGTTGGAACATTGATATCGAATGAAGTTGAAGCTTTTCGCTTGGTGGCTCTGGTTTGATCTCTAAGTTTGAGCTCGAACTCATCGCGATAGCCTATTATTGTCATTAACATGGGCAGATAGATTATTTTTACTGGAACAACACCATACCAGGACATTCTCGTTTTGACTTTTGACATCTCATGCATGAAGGTTTACCCTCATCGCACTGAAGTAATGATTAGAAACCAGTGCTCCATATTTTGATGCTGATGTGCCGAAGGGAGGTAACATACCTTGATCCGCCTCTCTCTACATAAGTAGCATCCTTTCGATGGTTTTCCCGTGTTGACCATGACAAGATTGTccaaaaatatgaaatttgaCTTGAAAGCTGTCGAGTTTTCACCAGTCGCAAATATTCCCTTTTGCGGTGCATATATGATGCGAGGTAATGGCACAGTTGGTTGATAAATAAGCTTGATAATCGTATTGCGAGCTGGTATGCTGCGACCGCCAAGAGCCTAACACCTTTCAGTACAATTACATCCGTTGTTTCGTCTTATCCGTCAATAGAAGAAGTATGGAAGTTTTCAAAGGATAGTTTTATGGTTTGCAGCATAATCATCCATGGTTATGGGCAGAAAATGACAGACGGGCATCGGTAAGGTTGTGGCCATTAGCCAACCACACAATATCCCAACCTCGCATGAGACAGAAACATGGTCCCTCACCGATATCATCCAATGATAAAGTTAACCCTTATGTGTCTCAAGACTTGTTTCGAATCGTGAGATGTTTCAAAATTTGGTAATTTTTGCTCTTAATCCAGATGAAGACCAACGCCCGGACCTTTGCAGAACACTGGAACATCAACAGAACTTCTAGAACGATGGAGATGTTGAAAAGAATTGACCTTGAAGTAAAAGCGATTCTTCTTCAACGCCCTAAACACTAGGGATATCTAGGCTAGTTGATGACGGTAGCTATGCAATAGTTGGAACTAAACATCATCTGTACCCACAACTCCATTTGAAATTCCACGAAGTGTGACAACTATGCCTTTATAGAAACACTCTTGAAGtgattggaagattgaaCTTCAATCCATCTCCCGCGGGCTGTGGGTTTAGATGGAACGACAACAGATCGTCAACGGAGCCAGCCTTCCTGCTGCGTAATCCTACTCGAGTAGTCCTGGACATATCCGAATGCTTAAATATCACGTGAAAACTGTGGCTAACTCTTGAAATTCCTTGCtagcttctttctttttgttcaaACGAAATTGCCGTATAGCTTTGAGAAGACTTCACTCGAGAGCGATTTCTACCATGTTAATGGAAAGCACGTCGAGGGACCGCCAAGATAGCTGGCAGTAAGAACACGAAATCCGAATCATAATTCGATGTGTACTCGTGGTTCTTGTAGCAAGATACGCAAGTATTACGATATCGGGAATGATGAAGTGGAATCCAATGGCATCCTTGGActtttcaaactcaaaccaATCGATCCTCTGGAAAGTAACATGATTCGAGCTTCCGTCTAGACCGATTCAGTGCAGTCACGTGCATCTTGGCAGATTTTCCCCACTCTGAATCATGCCCCTCCTCAATGATTTGTCTACATTTTCTTGAGATTCGAATCCCCTTTACTATTGACAGTACTTGGGCAAAGAGTGTTGGTTGATGCCAATCGAGTTTCAACTATTTCTCAACAAGATCGTTACGTATCGCGATGGATGTTCCTTCCGCTTCAGAAGTTTCAAGCGctctatcttcttcaattgtaGGCCAGGAAAATGTGACCAATGCTCGTCGAGCTCCGAAATCGCGTCAGGGTTGTCAAAGATGCAAGACCAAACGTGTAAGACTCGCTTATCAAGAACATAATAACTTGAGTAATGACATGAGGGCAGTTGAAATGTGACGAGAAGAAGCCGTATTGCCTTCAATGcctcaaaagaaaagcagaGTGTTGCTATGCTTCACAACGACTAGTTTGGTCGACAAAGCATGAGAAGATCCTTGTTGAGAAGAACGATCGGCCACTGCCATCTTCAGCAAAAGCTCTGAAGAGAGAGTTGGAGATCGGTTTGAAACCTTCCGTGGATCAAACGCCTGGCAGAGGAATGACGGAATTCAATacaaaagaagatgattcCGAAATTGTCAAACATGCCGAATCCTGTGATGGAAGTCAAAATGGATCTGTACAGAGTCCGGAGACTCCGGTTAGGAGATTGTCCACTCCGA encodes the following:
- the Bcztf2 gene encoding Bcztf2; protein product: MVNTGKPSKGCYLCRERRIKCDEGKPSCMRCQKSKRECPGYRDEFELKLRDQTRATKRKASTSFDINVPTFTIDSYSHQFGQSRNDRPTKRRMSTSGNGIIHRTMDSIKTTATHSFYGSSYTDFDSTEPAMPISPVSDIDNELLRSPKTVIPRHFSPPIDQQATCFFLSNFVLLPRGPTAKGNLDFLIPLVCASSRETSLVLALNAVALVALANQPNSRKLLPLADSQYVTALNQVNNDLQDASKAKENATLAAVFLLSFYEQISSHPMSLSGWQSHINGAVALVKARGKSQLDTKIGRSLFDAVRTHMTVECISRSKDVKEGIDWWTSFASEDKVQHEVSVLNLKVADLRAETHKICTLEGHTTDNIEKVLNHMRKAEQIEKEYVAWYANLTEEWTPKLAAWIDDVAERNLESTACYPGRVDVYGELWMATTHNIVRASRLFILTTILRCTAWITAELDYKLTPEYVEVSRQASVLIEDIVSSIPFFFGWKSPDTELPLSENSYFPCGNDSKISGKGVTGVWAIWPVFAAAASDFATSSQRLWLRGRLKYIAEHLGIRQAEMLLQLPTRYPSTFIYRDKVKIEDLKRSKMASMVGGYYPSICETPVTSA